In Roseisolibacter agri, one genomic interval encodes:
- a CDS encoding lysozyme inhibitor LprI family protein, producing MRPALLGLAATLLAAPATGRAQLPRASGPPADLRTVRVLPPAIRRAVPHAPPRAHPRAPAGGVRRAGPSVLLIDPFGAWATPFAGTAMPVPTPPVPPRAPRTRVIEVGDDGAPADAACVTAADTRALTACLASAVRREDERLTATMLRVREPLVRTRPAAAAAAFDSAAAAWARYRERECRAQSLAVGGTADDQHALTCQLRLARERRALLEASIGAGG from the coding sequence GTGCGCCCTGCCCTGCTCGGCCTCGCCGCCACGCTGCTGGCCGCTCCCGCGACCGGCCGCGCGCAGCTGCCGCGCGCATCGGGCCCGCCGGCCGACCTGCGCACGGTACGCGTGCTGCCGCCGGCGATACGGCGGGCGGTGCCGCACGCCCCGCCACGCGCGCATCCGCGCGCTCCCGCCGGCGGCGTCCGCCGCGCCGGGCCGTCCGTGCTCCTGATCGATCCGTTCGGCGCGTGGGCGACGCCGTTCGCCGGGACGGCGATGCCGGTCCCCACGCCGCCCGTGCCGCCGCGCGCACCGCGCACGCGCGTGATCGAGGTCGGCGACGACGGCGCGCCGGCCGACGCCGCGTGCGTGACGGCCGCGGACACGCGCGCGCTCACCGCCTGCCTGGCCAGCGCGGTGCGGCGCGAGGACGAGCGGCTGACGGCGACGATGCTGCGCGTGCGCGAGCCGCTGGTCCGTACGCGCCCGGCCGCGGCGGCGGCCGCGTTCGACAGCGCGGCAGCGGCGTGGGCACGCTACCGCGAGCGCGAATGTCGCGCGCAGTCGCTCGCCGTCGGCGGCACGGCGGACGACCAGCACGCGCTGACGTGCCAGCTCCGCCTCGCGCGCGAGCGCCGCGCCCTGCTCGAGGCGTCGATCGGCGCGGGCGGCTGA
- a CDS encoding protein kinase domain-containing protein, which produces MQPPSTPVPPLRAGALLADRYRIVRELGHGGMATVYLADEVKYGRPVAVKVLRADLGFALGAERFLREIGIAARLSHPLLVPLIDSGEWEGMVYYVSAYVEGGSLRERLRRDRTLPVAEAVRITVDVAAALDFAHRAGFVHRDVKPENVLFADGHALLADFGIARATCDDDAEPVTAAGLAIGTPEYMSPEQASGESRLDARSDVYGLACVLYEMLAGEPPFSGAAPRTIMARQVTEEPRPLRALRPEVPSGVEAAIVRALAKDPDRRFASTADFAASLQASLQASLQAEPMARPRGYAGATRSLAVLPFVNASPDPENEYLSDGITDELIDALAKVDGLRVASRTSVFALKGKPQDVRAIGALLDCSVVLEGTVRRAGHQLRITAQLTSTDDGRLLWSQRYDRRVADVFEIQDEIARTIVGTLRATSFADLAAPPVRRHTESATAYRLYLRGRYEWNRRTREGVAAGIRYFEQAIAEDPTYALAYTGLADCYALEVDYRSIPVHDGFAKAKDYARRAIALDDTLAEAHTSLAWSLFAYDWAWDEAGREFRRAIECDPRYATAHQWYAFALASRGALDEALVEGHTAVELDGGSVSARRSLGWAYYYARRYADSRYHLDRAIAMDPNAEENYRTLGLVLAIEGNPDEATRVLEEAAAMPEAGSYTRGTLAYALARGGRTAEARAILAELTAQAEQGYVSPVAFATVHLGLGEVEPALDWTERALEARRGWLAYLRVNPIMDPMRGHPRFDALLTRMRLRDA; this is translated from the coding sequence GTGCAACCGCCCTCGACGCCGGTCCCGCCGCTTCGCGCCGGCGCGCTGCTGGCAGACCGCTACCGCATCGTGCGCGAGCTCGGGCACGGCGGCATGGCGACCGTCTACCTGGCCGACGAGGTGAAGTACGGCCGCCCGGTCGCCGTGAAGGTCCTGCGCGCCGACCTCGGCTTCGCGCTGGGCGCCGAGCGCTTCCTGCGCGAGATCGGCATCGCCGCGCGGCTGTCGCACCCGCTGCTCGTGCCGCTCATCGACTCGGGCGAGTGGGAGGGGATGGTCTACTACGTCTCCGCCTACGTCGAGGGCGGCTCGCTGCGCGAGCGGCTGCGGCGCGACCGCACGCTCCCGGTCGCGGAGGCGGTGCGCATCACGGTGGACGTCGCGGCGGCGCTCGACTTCGCGCACCGCGCGGGCTTCGTGCACCGCGACGTGAAGCCCGAGAACGTGCTGTTCGCCGACGGGCACGCGCTGCTCGCGGACTTCGGCATCGCGCGCGCGACGTGCGACGACGACGCCGAGCCGGTGACGGCGGCGGGGCTCGCGATCGGCACTCCCGAGTACATGAGCCCCGAGCAGGCCAGCGGCGAGTCGCGTCTGGACGCTCGGAGCGACGTCTACGGCCTCGCGTGCGTGCTCTACGAGATGCTGGCCGGCGAGCCGCCGTTCAGCGGCGCGGCCCCGCGCACCATCATGGCGCGGCAGGTCACCGAGGAGCCGCGCCCGCTGCGCGCGCTGCGCCCCGAGGTGCCGTCGGGCGTCGAGGCCGCGATCGTGCGCGCGCTGGCCAAGGATCCGGACCGTCGCTTCGCGTCCACCGCCGACTTCGCGGCGTCGCTGCAGGCGTCGCTGCAGGCGTCGCTGCAGGCCGAGCCCATGGCGCGACCGCGCGGCTACGCCGGTGCCACGCGCAGCCTCGCGGTGCTGCCCTTCGTCAACGCGAGCCCCGATCCCGAGAACGAGTACCTCAGCGACGGCATCACGGACGAGCTGATCGACGCGCTGGCCAAGGTGGACGGGCTCCGCGTCGCGTCGCGCACGTCGGTCTTCGCGCTCAAGGGGAAGCCGCAGGACGTGCGCGCGATCGGCGCGCTGCTCGACTGCTCCGTGGTGCTGGAGGGCACGGTGCGGCGCGCGGGGCACCAGCTGCGCATCACCGCGCAGCTCACCTCGACCGACGACGGGCGGCTGCTCTGGTCGCAGCGCTACGATCGGCGCGTGGCCGACGTGTTCGAGATCCAGGACGAGATCGCGCGCACGATCGTCGGCACGCTGCGCGCGACGTCCTTCGCCGACCTCGCCGCGCCGCCGGTGCGCCGCCACACCGAGAGCGCGACCGCGTATCGCCTCTACCTGCGCGGCCGCTACGAGTGGAACCGGCGCACGCGGGAGGGCGTCGCCGCCGGCATCCGCTACTTCGAGCAGGCGATCGCCGAGGACCCGACGTACGCGCTGGCGTACACGGGGCTTGCGGACTGCTACGCGCTGGAGGTCGACTACCGCAGTATCCCCGTGCACGACGGCTTCGCGAAGGCCAAGGACTACGCGCGGCGCGCCATCGCGCTCGACGACACGCTGGCCGAGGCACACACGTCGCTCGCCTGGAGCCTGTTCGCGTACGACTGGGCGTGGGACGAGGCGGGGCGCGAGTTCCGCCGCGCGATCGAGTGCGACCCGCGCTACGCCACCGCGCACCAGTGGTACGCGTTCGCGCTCGCGTCGCGCGGCGCGCTGGACGAGGCACTGGTCGAGGGCCACACCGCCGTGGAGCTGGACGGCGGCTCCGTGTCGGCGCGGCGCTCGCTCGGCTGGGCGTACTACTACGCGCGCCGCTACGCCGACTCGCGCTACCACCTGGACCGTGCGATCGCGATGGATCCCAACGCCGAGGAGAACTACCGCACGCTCGGCCTCGTGCTCGCGATCGAGGGCAACCCCGACGAGGCGACGCGCGTGCTGGAGGAGGCCGCGGCGATGCCGGAGGCGGGGAGCTACACGCGCGGCACGCTCGCCTACGCGCTGGCGCGCGGCGGGCGCACGGCGGAGGCGCGCGCGATCCTCGCCGAGCTGACGGCGCAGGCCGAGCAGGGGTACGTCTCGCCCGTCGCCTTCGCCACCGTCCACCTCGGGCTCGGCGAGGTGGAGCCCGCGCTCGACTGGACGGAGCGCGCGCTGGAGGCGCGCCGCGGCTGGCTCGCCTACCTGCGCGTGAACCCGATCATGGACCCGATGCGCGGCCACCCGCGCTTCGACGCGCTGCTCACGCGCATGCGGCTGCGCGACGCGTAG
- a CDS encoding cation:proton antiporter, which yields MKVGIWFTLVGLLLVVTATVGSAVRRLPLTTTLLYLATGAALGPLGLGLIQLDALRDAVWLERLTEVAVLVSLFAAGLKLRTALSDDRWHAPVRLATLVMALTIGLATVAGVYLLQLPLGAAVLLGAILAPTDPVLASDVQVGHAADSDRLRFALTGEAALNDGTAFPFVMLGLGLLGAHDLGAFGWRWLAVDVLWAGAAGLATGWGLGWAISRLVLWLRREKREALGLDDLLALGLIALAYGAALLVKGYGFLAVFAAGFALRREERRATEELTGADAPPDVHAAALTAEADEIATAPDTAPAYMAEAALGFTEQLERVAEVAVVVIVGGLLSTRTLSMEAWWFAPLLFLVIRPLAVRLGAPMRGAPALQRRLTMWFGIRGIGSIYYLAYAAEHGLPESLAERLVSIVLATVTASVVVHGISVTPLMRRYEERVAQPAPNRG from the coding sequence ATGAAGGTCGGGATCTGGTTCACGCTGGTCGGGCTGCTGCTGGTGGTCACGGCCACCGTCGGCTCGGCCGTGCGCCGGCTGCCGCTCACCACCACCCTGCTCTACCTGGCCACCGGTGCGGCCCTCGGCCCGCTGGGGCTCGGGCTGATCCAGCTCGACGCGCTGCGCGACGCGGTCTGGCTGGAGCGGCTGACGGAGGTCGCGGTGCTGGTCTCGCTCTTCGCCGCGGGGCTCAAGCTGCGGACGGCGCTCTCGGACGACCGGTGGCACGCGCCCGTGCGGCTGGCGACGCTGGTGATGGCGCTGACCATCGGCCTGGCGACGGTCGCCGGCGTGTACCTGCTGCAGCTCCCGCTCGGGGCCGCGGTGCTGCTCGGAGCGATCCTGGCGCCCACCGATCCCGTGCTCGCGAGCGACGTGCAGGTGGGCCACGCGGCCGACAGCGACCGGCTGCGCTTCGCGCTGACCGGCGAGGCGGCCCTCAACGACGGCACGGCGTTCCCCTTCGTGATGCTCGGCCTCGGGCTGCTGGGGGCGCACGATCTGGGCGCGTTCGGCTGGCGGTGGCTGGCGGTGGACGTGCTGTGGGCCGGCGCGGCCGGCCTGGCGACCGGGTGGGGGCTGGGCTGGGCGATCAGCCGCCTCGTGCTCTGGCTGCGGCGCGAGAAGCGCGAGGCGCTCGGCCTCGACGACCTGCTGGCCCTCGGGCTGATCGCGCTCGCGTACGGCGCCGCGCTGCTGGTGAAGGGGTACGGCTTCCTCGCGGTGTTCGCGGCGGGGTTCGCGCTGCGGCGCGAGGAGCGCCGCGCGACCGAGGAGCTCACCGGCGCCGATGCGCCGCCCGACGTGCACGCCGCCGCCCTGACCGCGGAGGCCGACGAGATCGCGACCGCGCCCGACACGGCGCCCGCCTACATGGCGGAGGCCGCGCTCGGCTTCACGGAGCAGCTGGAGCGCGTGGCCGAGGTGGCCGTCGTGGTGATCGTGGGCGGGCTGCTGTCGACGCGCACGCTGTCGATGGAGGCGTGGTGGTTCGCGCCGCTGCTGTTCCTCGTGATCCGCCCGCTCGCGGTGCGCCTCGGCGCGCCGATGCGCGGCGCGCCGGCGCTCCAGCGGCGCCTCACGATGTGGTTCGGCATCCGCGGCATCGGCTCGATCTACTACCTCGCCTACGCGGCGGAGCACGGGCTGCCCGAGTCGCTCGCGGAGCGGCTGGTGAGCATCGTGCTCGCGACGGTCACGGCGTCCGTCGTCGTGCACGGCATCTCGGTGACGCCGCTCATGCGCCGCTACGAGGAGCGCGTCGCGCAGCCTGCACCGAACCGCGGCTGA